From Acinetobacter lwoffii, a single genomic window includes:
- the trpB gene encoding tryptophan synthase subunit beta: MAHQINGIALPNEEGFFGQYGGQFIPPDLKQAMDDINVAYQEIRQTEEFQNELKDLFAHYVGRPSPLFHAKRLSEQLGGAQIYLKREDLNHTGAHKINHCLGEALLAKYMGKTKVIAETGAGQHGVALATACALVGIPCEIHMGQVDIEKEHPNVVKMKILGAKLISVTRGTATLKDAVDSAFEEYLKDPKNYIYAIGSVVGPHPFPMMVRDFQSIIGDEIKVQANERFGANPDYVVACVGGGSNAVGAFTAFLNEPDVKLVGVEPAGHGLDTDKHSATLTLGKPSQLHGMACYVLEDEQGEPLPVHSIASGLDYPGVGPQHSLLKDLGRVEYTTATDQECLDAFMTLSRVEGIVPALESSHAVAWAIREAGKLPKDTKIVVNLSGRGDKDTDYVAEKLGLN, encoded by the coding sequence ATGGCTCATCAAATTAATGGTATTGCGTTACCAAATGAAGAGGGTTTTTTTGGTCAATATGGCGGTCAGTTTATTCCACCCGATCTGAAACAGGCCATGGATGATATTAATGTGGCCTATCAGGAAATTCGTCAGACTGAAGAATTTCAGAATGAATTGAAAGACCTATTTGCTCATTATGTCGGTCGTCCAAGTCCACTATTTCATGCCAAACGTCTTTCTGAACAGCTCGGTGGAGCCCAGATTTATTTGAAACGTGAAGATCTGAACCATACTGGCGCGCACAAGATTAATCATTGCCTAGGTGAAGCACTACTGGCCAAATATATGGGCAAGACCAAAGTCATCGCAGAAACTGGTGCCGGCCAGCATGGTGTTGCTTTGGCAACTGCATGTGCCTTGGTGGGTATTCCGTGTGAAATTCATATGGGGCAGGTGGATATCGAAAAAGAGCATCCAAACGTCGTCAAGATGAAAATTCTGGGTGCCAAGCTGATTTCTGTGACTCGCGGTACAGCCACACTCAAAGATGCAGTCGACAGTGCTTTTGAAGAATATTTGAAAGATCCGAAAAATTACATCTATGCTATCGGTTCGGTGGTTGGACCGCATCCATTTCCGATGATGGTTCGTGATTTTCAGTCGATTATTGGTGATGAAATTAAAGTTCAGGCCAATGAACGTTTTGGTGCAAATCCTGATTATGTCGTTGCCTGTGTCGGTGGCGGTTCTAATGCAGTGGGCGCATTCACTGCATTTTTAAATGAACCAGATGTGAAACTGGTAGGCGTTGAGCCGGCAGGTCATGGTCTGGATACTGACAAGCACTCAGCAACATTGACTTTAGGTAAACCGAGCCAGTTACATGGGATGGCCTGTTATGTGCTTGAAGATGAACAAGGCGAGCCATTGCCAGTGCATTCAATTGCTTCTGGTCTGGATTATCCGGGTGTGGGGCCGCAGCATAGCTTGCTTAAAGATTTGGGTCGGGTTGAGTATACGACTGCAACCGATCAGGAATGTCTGGATGCATTCATGACCCTTTCACGTGTAGAAGGAATTGTTCCTGCACTAGAAAGTTCGCATGCGGTGGCTTGGGCCATTCGTGAAGCGGGTAAATTGCCAAAAGATACCAAGATTGTGGTGAACTTATCGGGTCGTGGTGATAAAGACACAGATTACGTCGCAGAAAAATTAGGTCTAAACTGA